From one Liolophura sinensis isolate JHLJ2023 chromosome 10, CUHK_Ljap_v2, whole genome shotgun sequence genomic stretch:
- the LOC135477072 gene encoding rhodopsin-like has product MDNYTDSLWSNTSEEMSNFTEAAVQHVSGSKFPKDLLNQYGIYVAGMHLMASQNVICSVVGIPSNLASIVTLMKIKPMTSSIFLLTFLAVVDFIVLFYKQLFVLMIVNLEYRVWEIGCKFYFFIGSILVQYSVWLMVALTIERFIAVWFPLNVASLCTVKRAKITVTCMLLSLALFNIPYCVAASERQQPNGLWNCGIHKDFEAFLVTWSWVDSTIYLFLPWPTLLFCNVMIIIGLRLSARKKECMTSSTNQTAESKRPHQSVTVMLIVASIACFLLLTPNAVFFIYQRYWDVQSDVYQYACYVFVGALVYFLSNFNHAVNFLLYVVSGRRFRRVFIALITCRGSEEVLRG; this is encoded by the coding sequence ATGGATAACTACACCGATTCCTTGTGGTCCAATACGTCCGAAGAGATGAGCAACTTCACGGAAGCCGCTGTTCAGCACGTCAGCGGTTCTAAGTTCCCTAAGGACTTGCTCAATCAGTACGGAATCTACGTTGCTGGAATGCATTTAATGGCTTCCCAGAACGTCATCTGCAGCGTCGTCGGCATACCAAGCAACCTGGCCAGCATTGTCACCTTAATGAAAATCAAACCGATGACTTCCTCGATCTTTTTACTCACTTTTTTGGCCGTAGTTGACTTTATCGTACTCTTCTACAAACAGCTGTTCGTCCTCATGATCGTGAATTTAGAATACAGGGTGTGGGAAATTGGTTGTAAGTTCTACTTCTTCATAGGCTCCATTTTGGTGCAATACTCTGTATGGCTCATGGTGGCCTTAACCATTGAGCGATTCATCGCAGTCTGGTTTCCATTGAATGTGGCCAGCCTCTGCACGGTAAAACGAGCGAAGATCACGGTCACCTGTATGCTGCTCAGCCTGGCATTGTTTAACATACCCTACTGCGTGGCCGCTTCCGAACGCCAACAACCCAACGGCTTGTGGAACTGTGGAATACACAAAGATTTCGAGGCTTTTCTCGTCACATGGTCCTGGGTGGACTCCACTATCTACCTATTCCTGCCCTGGCCCACTCTACTTTTCTGTAACGTCATGATTATCATTGGACTGCGGCTGTCCGCGCGTAAAAAAGAGTGTATGACAAGCAGCACAAATCAAACAGCAGAATCGAAGCGACCGCATCAAAGTGTCACTGTTATGTTGATAGTAGCATCTATCGCATGTTTCTTATTACTCACGCCAAACGCCGTTTTCTTCATATACCAGCGCTACTGGGATGTTCAGTCGGATGTGTATCAATACGCATGTTACGTCTTTGTTGGCGCGTTAGTATACTTTTTGTCCAATTTCAACCATGCCGTCAATTTCCTTTTATACGTGGTTAGCGGTCGACGTTTCCGTCGTGTGTTCATAGCGCTGATCACGTGCCGCGGTTCCGAAGAGGTGCTTCGTGGCTAG